A region from the Cellvibrio sp. PSBB006 genome encodes:
- a CDS encoding rhodanese-related sulfurtransferase — protein sequence MSSIVVAALYKFVALPDYEAIAPRLKAQCDQLGLKGTLLLAEEGINGTVAGTRDGIDGLLDYLKSDPRLSNLSHKESYYEGMPFYRMKVKLKKEIVTMGVNGIDPQKIVGTYVKPQDWNALISDPEVVVVDTRNHYEYSIGTFEGAIDPRTETFREFPGFVAKNLDPSKHKKVAMFCTGGIRCEKSTAYLKEQGFDEVYHLEGGILKYLEEVPEEESLWRGECFVFDNRVAVNHSLQKGVYDQCHGCRHPITEEDKLSTFYIPGVSCPRCYEQLTPEQKERFTERQKQIELAKQRNELHIGALPPARQKRTSASAKS from the coding sequence ATGAGTTCGATTGTTGTTGCTGCCTTGTACAAATTTGTTGCCTTGCCTGACTACGAAGCCATTGCGCCACGCCTGAAAGCGCAATGTGATCAACTGGGCTTGAAAGGCACCTTGCTGTTGGCGGAAGAAGGGATCAACGGCACGGTTGCTGGTACTCGCGACGGCATTGACGGCTTGCTCGATTACCTCAAAAGCGATCCGCGCCTGAGCAACTTGTCGCACAAAGAGTCTTACTACGAAGGCATGCCGTTTTACCGGATGAAAGTAAAACTCAAGAAAGAAATCGTGACCATGGGCGTCAACGGCATAGATCCGCAAAAGATTGTGGGCACTTACGTTAAGCCCCAGGACTGGAATGCCCTGATCAGTGATCCTGAGGTGGTCGTGGTGGATACCCGCAACCATTACGAATATTCCATCGGTACCTTTGAAGGTGCGATAGATCCCAGGACGGAAACCTTTCGGGAATTTCCGGGGTTCGTGGCCAAAAACCTGGACCCGAGCAAACACAAGAAAGTCGCTATGTTTTGCACCGGCGGTATTCGCTGTGAAAAATCGACGGCTTACCTGAAAGAGCAGGGCTTTGATGAGGTATATCACCTTGAAGGCGGCATCCTTAAGTATCTGGAAGAAGTGCCGGAAGAAGAGAGCCTGTGGCGCGGTGAGTGCTTTGTATTTGATAACCGCGTGGCGGTTAATCACAGCTTGCAAAAGGGTGTTTACGATCAATGCCACGGGTGTCGCCACCCGATTACCGAGGAAGACAAGCTCTCTACGTTTTACATCCCCGGTGTCAGTTGCCCTCGGTGCTATGAGCAACTGACGCCGGAGCAGAAAGAGCGTTTTACTGAACGCCAGAAGCAGATTGAACTGGCCAAGCAACGTAATGAATTGCACATTGGTGCCTTACCACCAGCGCGGCAAAAACGTACATCGGCTTCTGCAAAGTCATAA